The Belonocnema kinseyi isolate 2016_QV_RU_SX_M_011 chromosome 2, B_treatae_v1, whole genome shotgun sequence nucleotide sequence taattttaggaaaaaaatctaattaacaaaatacatcaattttcaaaccaaaagtttactttttaaccaaataaaataattttctatcaaataattggtgtttcaactaatacaatttacaggataaagtttcaaccaaaaatggaatagttcaatttccagataaaaacgattcatttttaatcaatcctagaatagttacatttttcagattaaaataaatagtttttaatcgaaaaaattaattttcaacaaagttgttcaatgatacattttcaactaaaaagattaaatttctacctagCAAGGTCAATtcccaaaaaaatacatgaactataattatgaatccttaatgagaaaaaattcaatttatttaactattctgatgaaaatatgttttatgcgttgttgaaaatacatttttgaaactgacaattaatctataccgtttttgtttaaaaaatcacgtattccgttaaaaattcgtctttcttggtagaaattaaattgttttatggaaaatttatacttgttggttaaaaattaaatttttcggttgaaatatcaactgtaaccattttttggttgcaaagtcgttttgttgtaaatgcatctatattgttgaaaattaatatcataatttttgggtggaaaattggattattcaTATAAAGTTAAGTacttagtaataaaattaattttttcttattaaggattcataattatagttgaaaattcaactacttgccttcaaattgatttttttgtttaaaattttactgttttgtaaaaaatgcatcttttgggcgttaaaaatcaacaatttgatagaaagttaaactatttggtcgacaattaaaagttaggttgaaaaatcatatttttgggttcaaaattcacctttttacagataatactctttttgactttaaaaataaataatttcgttgaaagttcatttgttttgttggaaattgacctagtttggtagaaatttaatctttttggttgaaaatgtatcatttaacaactttgttaaaaatttattttttcggttaaaaattatttattttaatctgaaaatgtaactattctagggttgattaaaaattaatcgtttttatctggaaattgaactattccatttatggttgaaactttatcctgtacattgtattagttaaaacaccaattatttgatagaaaattaatttatttagttaaaaagtaaatttttgggttgaaaattgatatatattgttaattagattttttcctaaaattaaaaaaactgcgaaatgaaaaaattgccctaaaatcgtgttcattcttttttttttaattttctacaatcttttcaaatactcacttaaaattaatttttcaaaataaaaaatcattttaaattttcttagcaatcacaacaaattttgttattctttttaaatattttacaactttcaaaaagcttaattttttttaaatctgcaaaaatctacataaggtttcaaattattggcaatagtttcaagttttaaattaatttcgaatttgttttaaattaaaattttagcgttcaaacttaaaattcagctaattacaaatttacgaattctaggctttctatttcgaactatTCTGtccaaatttgtatagtttttaacagtcgtttgtatgaattatttcaaatgaacgctcaaatattgctgataattaaagaaattttctttttttaattaaaaaatttcaaattggatgggttaaaaatcaaatttcttgagactgaaataatatttgaagtcataaattctttaattttgaacggattcaaaatcatcttgtaaaaacaattatttttccatttttaataccttaaattaaatttaaaacattttattttaaattctttcaattaaaaaaaatcataatcgaaaacaaataaattaattttctatcaaataattagtgttttaactaatacaatgtacaggataaagtttcaacaaaaaatgaagtagttcaatttccagataaaaactgtgataaaaaattgaattgaacaagaacaaaaaaactaaatttcaacaaaattgttaaattttcaagggaaaagatgaatttttgagcaagaagattaatgttctataaaaaaaatcgattttccaacttaaccgatatatacgattaatttttaattaatcctttaatagttacattttctgataaagataaataattttaaacagaaaaaattaattttcaacatagttcttaaattttcattcaatcagatgaattttcgacgaagaaaattaattatctacaaaaaaagacaaattttaaacaaaatacatgaattttcaacaaaattattaaattttaaagtcaaaagggcgaattatctgcaaaaagttgaattttttaagcgaaaaatatgagatttcaatcaaagagttaaactgtcaaccaaatagttaaattttcaaccataattaaaaaatcttgttacaaaaaacgtatttttttacagaatagttcAACTCTtactgaaataatcgacttttaaactaataactaataacatgtcttgcgtTTGTTAGTTGGACTgacctatagtcttgtcttaattatctggaCTAATAAATACCTTTGGTAGCCCAGAATGTCTTTTGCCTGGATTGTTTTGGAAAATCTTCACATTGCCAGGGCAGTCCCATTACATTGCCTTTAGTAGCTGGACTggcttttcctttgataattggactgatctacagtcttgtattcattgactgaactgtatttcacctttaatatttcgaacagtacTGACATGGTCAGGACAGCGCCATGATTTCACCTATTATTTCTAGGACAGTGCCATCTTGTTGCCCTTATTAGCTGGACTGGTCTTACCAGTGTTTCTAGTATTGtcagtgattgtgctgatcacagtttattaaaaaatctgcacCCCATCTTCATGTTTCAAGCGGAACATTAGATTCGCTTGCGGTCATATTTTTCGCGTTCAGCCCCACCTATCtctaaaacttttgattttttggactagtaCTCATTAGGATTTTAGACTAGAATCTTTGAACTATATTACATAGCAATTTCAGTTAATTCGACCGGGGCcagattttaatgtaaattgtgcggggtcctttgttaaatttaaacgtttcccaccttttttttaattgcttaaataaaattgaagtttatttgtgtaaaaaaatacaGCGTTCTAAATAGTTGCAGCTCAAGTGGGCCGTCCTGTATCTTCAAATTGTATTACAcgtaaaatgttacaaaattctaCCCGAACTTTATATTCACATCCACCCGTGCATATATTTTCACCTGGATACACCTACACTGCCAATTTCAAAGGCTTTTTCTAGATACCATATTCTCATAGCCTTTATTTTCGGATTTAACAAATCAAAAACTATGGGAAATTACCCGTCTTTACTTCCGCACAGGGTGCAAAAGAAAGAACCCTTTACATCTTCCTTTAACGAAACTCCTAGAGTTAGCGAATTCCCCACATGGCCTGTTGTTTCTTCATACTGCTTTTACAGGCATAACTCTATCCGTTCTCGAGTCATGGAAGATCAAAAAAGTTACGTTTGAACAAATTCAGCGTGCTCCAACTTTTGAAGGATGTCAGAACATAACCATGAAAGtgccatttttccgaaaacatattttattggcttaaaaattctctaaaattcgaacatttaaatctttgtatgtaacattcattttttaaaactatttttaaattttaatttttcagaattttatttatctCGTAATGCCTTCATAATGTTTCAGGCCAAAGTTTTATGTAAATTGGGAtataaagactttttttaatccATGGACTTAAACGATTTTAGTAACAGTAGATCTTTGACGATCAGTAACTCGAGAAATATTAccgtttttagaattttgtttactgATGAGACGGCTAGGGTGTGGgataataaaatcgaatttaagTTAAGCGTGTGAGCAGTACTCAATAAGAGTACTTATATGCTAAAGCCGCAGGACGCACTACTTAGTCATTGACGAGAAAAAACATtatatagtttgaattttttttgccttgaacAACAACTTAAATAATTTCTAACTCTTTAAACATCAAGCACATGAGAATTTCAATTTCATATGTGGTtgctatgaaaaaatttaattatcaaaaataaaatgaagaatttacaaaatgcaaattaatttatttgtaacattCAATTTGGAGTTCATTCGTTTGAACTGATTGCAGTTCCGTTCATGATCTAGCCACGCACAAGTGAACAAAGTTGCAGCCAGTTGATACCAGTTGGACAAAAATGAAACGTCTTTTGGCTAGTCCATGAGTAGCTTCGATCATGGTtcgttaatttatttttggaggTTGCCCTGAATGGACATGTTTTGTCATAATGTCGACAAGCAAAGAACTTCCTGGCACCTCCGCCAGTGAAGATACAATTCCTTAATCATCCTTGTACAGTGATAAGTGGAAACTGTTACTGAAAAACGCAGTAGTATATCATGAAGGTCGTAttctcgaaaataattaaatttaatcggAGTCTTTGTCCGCAATACCTGAACATACAATGCTAATTGGTGAGGAATTGTGAGAGGAGACATTGCAAATGTTgaataagaagaaattttttcacgGTGAAGAATTAGTTTATGCGAATGAAGTTtgcgaagaaataaattttgagacGATTAATGATGATTCGTCACCAGAAGAATATACGcctgaatatgaaaaaaaaggaaaccCAATTACTACAATTCATTGGACTACAAAACAAAGGTTTTTGACATTTCCGAGGAATGCCCTAATTGGAGTTTAGCAACTTTGCAAAAAAGGATGCAGTCCTTTGAAAAAAGAGTATCTTTCTAgaaggaagatttaaaaaaaggagaaattatttttgataaatacacAATAATTGACTCATGGATCAACAAGTTACAACAAGAAACTTAAAAATGGGCATTAGCTGCTGCTGTACAATTTGTAGATTTCGATTTTAAATCCTCAGAGTATTAGGTGACAGATTTCAAGCATAAACATGGAGTTCGTCAGCGCAAAATCACCAAATACGTGTCTAAAAAAGAAACCACGTCTATTCTATATTGCAGAGACGCTGGCTTCAGCAGAAACCTTCCGCATAAAAACTTCGCGCTAGATTCCACATTTTAACgctgaatttataataaatacgGATAAAAAAAGTACGCTTAATAACACTGCcctgcaaattttaatattttgatgcgAATAAGATGGCATCTAGTGTTTCCGAATGGATTTTTCGTGCTAAACTATGACGTGTTACAAACTTCACTGATATCAGAAGTTAAAGGCAAGCCCTTTCAAATGAGCCTTATGTTACATTAATCGCGTACGCTCttagagtgggggggggggtgtgtTTTTGTGTAAGGGTGGTGGAGGAAAATTAAAACAGAAAggattttaacataattaaaccCAAGCCCAGACATGAGAAAATATGCAgtgcttttaaatgttttaagggtcgctgattacgaatatgcagttaggttcaaaaagttaaaacattgcggatccaatatggcggactattctttcaaaatttgatcgtctTCGCTTGAGACTTGTTGCTCGAGGGTCTTaatggtcgctgattacgaatatgcagttacattttaaaaaatttacctaaatggcgaacgattttttgaaattcaaacggtTTTAGTGAGTTCTGTTACTCGAGGGATTTTCGGAAAGCTGATTATGAAGTAATCAAACGACTGCCAAAGTGaatgttataaagaaaaaaaaactatgcaaCTTCGTTCAGTGGATAGAGTTAGTTGTTTGTTCTTCTTCGGCTACATCGTTTTTTGTTTTCTCTTCGACAGTCATTTGTTACTTTGCAGCTAAATCATCATTTCTTTCGTTTGCGTCTTTTATTTTACTGTTTTGCTACTACATCAACATTAGTTTTGTCTACATCTTGTTGTGAATTATGTCTCGAAGTTTTGTAGGTATTAATCATCCCGATCGCTTTTGTTATGTTTTGGTAAGTATTTACaagtaaaagaaaatatgaaatatctaAATTCGTCACAGATGTttataaagaatatatttcttttgaaattgcaCACCGAGATTAGGTGATGTGAGCGCAAATCCTTTGTCCCAGGGCAAATTAAACGATCTGGTTAGGAATTTAGATTTACCGAAAAAAGCAGCAGAAACGTTAGGTTCGAGACTTTAGGAAGATAATTTAATGGTCCCTGATACTACATTCTCTTGGTACGGGAATCACGAAGATgagtttctttcattttttgaacaaCCCGAAACCTTAGTCTATTGCACTGATGGAAACTCTGGGGCTCAAAGATTATAATGAAGACGAATTTCGCTTATTTATCGACTCCTCTAAACGTAGTTTAAAAGCAGTTTTTCTAAGGAATGGAAGCAAAGTTGTTTCAGTGCACATAGCACATTCTGTCCATTGATAGGacacaagaaaatttaaaaatgttgcttcaGTCTACACAATATGATAAACATCAATGGTCGGTTTGTAGTAACCTAAAAGTTATAGGACTGCCTTTGGGGCAAGTAATGAACATTGGATAAAGAGGAATTGGAAACCGAGAGAGCATTTAGTACCtggttcaaaaaaagtaatttataaagcTTTTATCGATCCAGCAAAAGTATTTCTGCCCCCACTTCATATTAATATAGAGCTTATGAAGCAGTTCGTAAAAGCTCTAAACGAAGACGGGaagcgtttcaaaattctttgcaaaAAGTTTGTACAGTTAAGTGACGGAAAACTGAACGAGGCAATTTTCTTCGGACCACAAATCAAACAATTGATGAAGGGTGAGGAATTTGACAAAACCATGACCCAAGTAGAAGAAAAGCTTGGATCGGATTTAGAAATGTCGTTAATGGTTTTTtggaaaatacaacattttagaactttGGTAAACAACATAATTCAAGCTTTTCGCAAGCTGTTTGTAATATGATTTTGAAAGTGCATTTCCGCTTTAATCATTTGGATTACTTTCCCAATGTAAATCTTGGAAGCATAAGCAAAGAACAAGAGGAGAAGTTCCATCAGGATATTCAAAAAATGGAAAGACGGTATCAGGGACGGTGGAATACGAACTTGCTAGTATATTACTGCTGATCCTTAAAACGTGATCTTCCATTGCAAACTTACAAACGAAAATCTAAAAAGCGCAGTTTCCTTGAAGCTCAATGACTTCTTAATGGACTCATTTTcatgtcctttttttaaattaattatcctatttcaacaactttttattaataaagtacaaaaaatatttgaaaaataagtaaaaaatataaatacataaaacgGCTTAAAGGGACTCTATAGTTCGTATCCAGGTCCTTGACTTGCTCGTTGGGGGTGTCTTTTTTTCCGTCCGAGTGGAGTCCCGACAGTACAATCTTCTACAAGCGATAGTGCTACAGCGAAAATGGATGCGAACCATGGAAAAAGCAGTAGCAGGTGCAATTAGAAAGAGAGACATTAGAAAGAGAAAGAAGAGGCAGTGCAGAGCAAAGTagtgttaaaatttgatcaattttaaattcagacttgAAGTGCAGAGAAAAGCagtgttaaaatttgatcaattttaaattcagacttgAAGTGTAGAGCAAAGCAGTGTTAAAAttggatcaattttaaattcagactttTAGCTTTTATAAGATTCAATTTTGCTGACAatcctgaaaaaagaaaaaagtaacagAAACCGAAAAACATAAGcgagaacaataaaaaaatcctccGTTAAGTAGAAaaaaaggtttatattttttaaaaaatgaaggccAGAAACTAGTTGTTACGTGTCAAGTTGGCAGCATCTGGCTTTTATTGgtgtatttatattaatataaattgactgtgaattcaagaaaatttgtatttccctTGTTACAAGTgttatcccagtgggcacaaacgttaaagaacatctttagaacacCTTAAAAATGTTCTCAGTCAGTCCATATAAGGTTCCATAAACATGCAATGTttcagagacgttttaaagaaatatttcgaacataaaacatttttagaacaatATTTGGTCTGACTTTGGAcagtttttcaaatgtttaaatgacGTCTTtcgacttgtacgtccaagaaacctTTTTTAAGACGGTCTAATTACGATATAAAATTTTCTGCCCACTGGGATAGTTAATAaatagataatttatttattgttctccTCCATGTTTTTGAATGCTTCAAGtcggaatttaaaattgatcaaattttaacactactttactttaattttaacattttataataacCCGATTGTATTAAAGCAAGAATAATTGCCacatttcagtaatttttcatATCTAAATTTAAATCCGTCAACACTAGCGAAAATTTTCTTCCCGCCATCCACTCTCTAACGACGAGAAGCGGAGAAGGCAAtagcatgggggggggggggcaccactTGCTGTGTTACCCTGACCGATCTGCAACTCGACCTCAGCCGTCGCGTCGTACCTTGCTTTGGAACCACGAGCGAGATACGAcgtcttttaaaacaaaaatcaaacacTACGTTCTTCCGCTCGCCCGTCGAAATGATCAGTATATCTGATATGCGTAAAAACTTTCGGAACATTGAGAAATATTTATGAATGTAAATTTATTGTTGTGCAAGTTGTCAACAAAATtggtgtttttcttttttatgataattatcaTTTTGGTTCTTCTGTTTTTGaagttcaataattaaaataataatttctgatGCTATAAACATCGTATTATATGCATTAATTGTATTCAATActtctttataaaaaacaaatgatgatgtttaaaataactttttatttgtgTATGCCCTATTCAAATTCCTTCGTCTTTTATaagttttgattattaaaaagctttaaattattcgattttttgttcaagaatgtgaaaaaataataatcggtCACATCGAATTATCAAattgtaatacaaaatttttttcaagctttataattttttttcgacacTGACTAAATAATGCGTGCTCAAAGAGCACTGCTTACACACGAAACCTTAGTTCGATTCTCGAAagcactttttcattttttttacagagaattcgatttttgagaacgTTTTCTCTCTTCTGTATAATGCTTTTGCCGCGacgcactttatttaaaaaaatagttatttcagaatttttgaggTGAACATATAtctaaatatgtcaaaaaagtagacatcaaaatttatatatgtaaTTACAGACGTCCTGTGAGAAAGTtatataataataacttgttGTATTTGTATAGAATGTAAATCTTGTGGGACAACGGCTCAATAAATATCTGGACTTATTGGCCCAACACCGACTTTAGGATTACAAAAATCATTAGAACCAGAGGTCATAAGACACGATGAAGCTCACATGACTGTCGAGCTTATTTATCGCTTTTTCACAAATCTTTAGTACACCATGATGCCTCCGAACTCAGAATAGCAGTTtaaaaggtatattttaaaactaaaaaatgaaatgaaagaaTCGACTACGAAAATTTGATCTATTCTATTGTTTACGAGCTAAAATGGACTGGTTTGTTTTAGAAGAATGTGCttataattagtaaaaattacGATTAAGAGTTTTGAGATAACCTGTCAACTATATGAACTTAAAAGAGagacagaaaaattatataagtatCAGTGTACATTGTCTGTGTATCCTTGTGGACTTTTCCGGTAATCTTGATCTATTCCGCCCCCTATTTTGAATCCACATTTCATTACTTCCTCTCCACTTGCGTTTACTTCATTTTCTTTATGCAGCGTTATCGGGATCTGCAATTAAAGACAACCTGTAATATAACGATGAAATCTTCGTTAAAGCTAAGCATTTTTTATCAGGAAATATAGTAGATAAGTATCGTTTAGTGACTGANNNNNNNNNNNNNNNNNNNNNNNNNNNNNNNNNNNNNNNNNNNNNNNNNNNNNNNNNNNNNNNNNNNNNNNNNNNNNNNNNNNNNNNNNNNNNNNNNNNNTAATCCACAAATACTTTTATAAACGGCCACTAAAAAACTGTGTCATTATTCTTATTAGGTCACACttagtattttcaacattttcttgttaatatttcaaGAACTGTGACCAAGCTGTAGGAAacgtaaaaatattgattttttaaaagaaaaatgaacttcTATTAAGTTTCTTCTATCGttccattaaattaaaatgtcCAAAATTCACCAGCTATATGCATCTGTTTCTGTGGATAGTtccttcacggagaaaaatggatttttaaatcttgatattCAAAGGGTAGCATTGTCCCACCTAACATTCAGATATTCATTACAAATAtctactatatttttaaaatgttaggcgtagaaacacttttatattaaactgAAGCACATTCAGATattacaattatggaatattaaaattttggaacatttccaaagaatcaaaattagctaTCCTTAATTAAACTGGACAATGGCTTTCGACTATATACACGAGGGAAGTATGatcttaattttcagttgaagttcAACTCAatgtttatcaatttaaaataaaatttgagttaagtaacctaaaatagatggaattttaaatgcagattacagatcattcgttctccgctTACttacccattttttattttaaattgaaaatattaaatataacatcaAATTAAGTCAGTGTATCATATTACCGACATTTCATATCTTTCATCTGTTTTTGGTTCacgtacgaacattaaagtttagtttgaaattcataagTAAGTTATCAATTCATTTCTTAAATGACcagaaataagtaaactcctcaaatatttacagataCATATACATggaatatctcggatatttcagttgaacattttggatgttagTAACATCTCACTATTTAATATCCAGAGATGttaactttgaacatctacattgcTGCCCTAtagttaaaacataaaatatgttaatcctgaacatctagatgatacggttgaacatccatttttctccgtgctaCCATACCCTCCCTGATCGGTTTCTTGAAACTTTCCTCACCGCTgttgtcactgcgatcaacgtcccCCTTCCCCCTATTGCGCACACTTTCAGGAACGTCAGCTCTTGTTGCTACTACTACTTGATGTTCTGTGCGATCATCCAGTAGTTGTTCCCCTCTAGCGCCATTTTGGGAACTTCGCGTCGCTGGCATCCTACCTTACCTAAATCTGGGTGACGTTTCCAGTTTTAATGGCCTAACTCTTGCCCCCCTTactcaacaattatttttcctacTCAAACCGTCCAAAACTTTGCACGCTTCAAAACTCCACTTGAAACCACTCAATTTCACACTTTACACCTTTGCATTCACTCAcccttcttaatattttaataatttactccataacaaattgaaaatattagtgTAAATATAGCTAAACTCTCAATTTTctcataaaacttaaaaaaaatacttgggACTTTATAAAGTAATACAGAAAAAAGTAATCGGAAAGATATGCTTAGTTTAATCCATACAAAAAATTGCACCTatgccttgaaaaatagccaagctataaatatgttgataaacattgtttaaatcaTGAATAATTCTTGTACATtttcaaagcatcatagaaaaaaatcatcagaAAGATATTCTcagttaattctgaaaaaattgagctTGTTCTTAGAAAGAACATTaagctcttaatttttaaacctaaattgtttaaatcattaatattgcctgtgaatttacaaagcaacataaaaaaagaGTCATTGGATAGGGATTCTTAGtggactccgtaaacaaattgactagTAGAAAAAGGCCtaactctaaatttttaaatcgaaatagtttaaataattaatagttcttgcaaatttacaaagcaacatagaaataatttatcGGGCAGACATTCTTAATTCACTCCGTAAATAAATTCACACGTAGAAAAAACAGggtgaattcttaattttttaattta carries:
- the LOC117167940 gene encoding tax1-binding protein 3 homolog isoform X2 — encoded protein: MCAKMAFQHQAGTAMECLSIPITLHKENEVNASGEEVMKCGFKIGGGIDQDYRKSPQGYTDNRELTEIKKNTVYLCT
- the LOC117167940 gene encoding tax1-binding protein 3 homolog isoform X5 yields the protein MCAKMAFQHQAGTAMECLSIPITLHKENEVNASGEEVMKCGFKIGGGIDQDYRKSPQGYTDNI
- the LOC117167940 gene encoding tax1-binding protein 3 homolog isoform X4 encodes the protein MCAKMAFQHQAGTAMECLSIPITLHKENEVNASGEEVMKCGFKIGGGIDQDYRKSPQGYTDNNH
- the LOC117167940 gene encoding tax1-binding protein 3 homolog isoform X1, with the translated sequence MCAKMAFQHQAGTAMECLSIPITLHKENEVNASGEEVMKCGFKIGGGIDQDYRKSPQGYTDNWSVRRDSSPIRLTKTRNIG
- the LOC117167940 gene encoding tax1-binding protein 3 homolog isoform X3 — protein: MCAKMAFQHQAGTAMECLSIPITLHKENEVNASGEEVMKCGFKIGGGIDQDYRKSPQGYTDNDQELALN